The genome window ACTTGGCCAAAGGCTAGTATCTTTTCGATATTTGCCGCTAAGCCGAGCAGGCTTTCTTCGCGGCCCGCTGGCGCGACGAGCTGCATGGAAAAGGGCAGGCCATTGCTGTCAATGCCCGATGGGAGCGCGACCGCGCAGCCGCAGAGATAGTTGACAGGGCGCGTGTAGACGGACATCGGCGTTCTGCTCTCATCGATGTCGGACAAGGGGATCGCGGTCATCGGTGTTGTTGGCAGGATCAACGCATCAAATGGGCGCATCATTTCGTTGAAGACCCGTATTAGGTGATCACGTTCCGTGAGGCGAACAAGATAGTCAGATGCGCTGAGTTTGGCCCCATTGAGAATGCGCTTTAGCGTTTCCGGGCCGTAATCTTCGCTGCCCGTTTCCAGTGTGGTGCGATGATAGGCGTGCGCCTCAGCGGATATGATGTCCCCACTCGCAGCTGCAAGATCATCGAACGCGAAGGGGAACTCAATAGGTGTCAGCGTCCAACCATCGCTTTCAAGCTCTTTGAGTAGCTGACGGTAATGCGCCTCGACTTCGGGAGTGGTGACCGGCGACATGGCACTTTCGGGCATATAGGCAAGCGAGCGGCCATTGCTTGGTGCTCCGGTCCAGACCTGATCACTGAGTGCACGGTAGACAAGGACTACATCGGCGATGCTGCGCCCCATCGGGCCAATGGAATCGAGGGTTGTGGAGAGAGGGATGCAGCCGCGGTTACTAACCTGACCGAACGATGGTTTGAGCCCGGTGATGCCGTTAAAACTTGAGGGAATGCGGACTGAACCGCCGGTGTCGGTGCCGATCGCCATCGGGCAGAGGCCCGCGCCGACCGCAACACCCGATCCACTCGATGAGCCGCCGGGAACACGGTGGGTATCGTTGCCCCAAGGGTTGCGAGGAGTACCATATGCGGCATTGGTACCCCAGCCGCCGAAGGCAAATTCCACCAGATGTGTGCGGCCGATGACGATCATGCCAGCCTGATTGAGACGCTCAATTGTGTCGGAGTCCTCAACTGAGGGAGCTGCATTGGCGCGCACTTTTGAACCTGCACCGCAACGCAGACCCTTGGCATGCAGAAGATCCTTGATCGCTATGGGAAGCCCTTGCAAGGGACCCAGATCCACTCCGGCGCGGCGCAGACCATCATGCGCACGGGCTGCATCGCGAGCACTCTCTGCCTGAACTTCAACAAATGCGCTCATCGCGGGATCAAGGCGCTCAATGCGGTCGAGGTAGAAATCGACGATTTCGAGGCTGGAAAGAGAACCGTCGGTCAGTGCTGCGCCGAGTGCCGTAAGTGTGGAGAATGGATCAATGTGTCCCATGGTCTGATGCCTTGTAAGAAAGTGGGATAAGCGGCTGCGGGGTGCGGTGCATCCCGCAGCCTGATCGTCGAGTGCTGATTATTTGGCTGCGGGGTTTACAGCTGGCTCTGCGGTCGCTGCATCTTTCGGCCATACGGCTGAGACTTCACCGCCTGGCATGCGCTGCACGACCACCCAAGGCATCTGGAGCTGCAGGCCGGTTTCGTTGATCTCGTAAGGACCGGCAATGACCGTCAGTTTGTTGTTCAGCTCAAGTGCTGCTTTCTTCATTGCTTCCGCATCGGTAGAATTGGCCTGCTCGATGATTTTTTCCATGACCACACCGGCGCCATAGGCAAGGACGGTCTGGAAGTCAGGCGCATATTCCGCTTTCGGGAACAGGCTTTCATAGGCGGCGATGAACTGATCACGGTCCATGCCGGCATTGATCGGCCAATTTACGGCAGGGTGGAAGTGTGGTGGTCGCAAAGACATAGTCAGCTGCGTCACCCACTTCGTCGAACTGCGGCTGTACCGCGTAGTTCATGTAAACATAAGGGAAGCTGATACCCATCTGTTTCATCTGGTGGGCCATGCTCATCTGGTCGCCTTCATAGGCGGCGGTGAACAGTGCGTCTGCACCCATGGCCTTTGCCTTCTGCAGCATCAGCGCAAAGTCTTTGGTTCCCTTCGGGTAGGTATCAAACATGACAATGTCGATACCCAATTCCTTGGCGTTGGCGTTGGCTGCCTTCGCCAGACCAGCGGGATAGGGCTCATCCACGTTGATGATTGCCATCTTTGCCATGCCCATGTCCTTGGCGAGTGCCAACGGGGCACCCGGGATTGCGGAAACCGGCATCTGGGTGGTCGAGACAATGTAGTTGAAGCCCTGCTCATACACGGCGTTGGACGATGCGGACCAGACGTTCATGAATTTCTTGTAGCGTTCGGAAATCGTTGCCGCTGCTGCGGTCAAGGTCGAACCAAACGGAGCCATAAGGATGTCCACCTTGTCTTCGTTGATGAGATCCTCATAAACGCGGGCGACCATCTGTTTGTCTGAACGATCATCCCGTTTCACAAGCTCGACAAGGTGCTTTTCGCCATTAATTGTCACGCCGCCCTTGTCATTGACTTCCTTGACCCACAGCTCGACGCCGCGCTCACCAGACTGGGAGGCAAGGGCAAAGTTGCCGCTGGAGGAGACGGTCATGCCGATCTTAATCGGATCTGCGGCCAAAGCCGGCAGGCTGAGAAGGCCGGCTGCAAGTGTCCCGATCGTCAATCGGGTCAGGGCACGTTGAAAAGTCATGAAATATTCCTTTCGGTGAAAGATGTTGGGAGGAGGGAGAGGAACAGGGGTTTCATTAGACGTCGATCTTGTAGTCGACCCATTCAGCGACCATTTCTCGAAGCTGGCCGTCAGATTCAAAGTTGGACCGGTCGCCGTCCGCCTTGTTGCGACCCATTTCCAGGATATAAAGATGATCAGAGATTGCCGCACATTGGCGCACATTCTGGTCCACCAAAACAATGGTGGCACCTTCGCGGGCAAGGTCTTCGGT of uncultured Cohaesibacter sp. contains these proteins:
- a CDS encoding amidase, encoding MGHIDPFSTLTALGAALTDGSLSSLEIVDFYLDRIERLDPAMSAFVEVQAESARDAARAHDGLRRAGVDLGPLQGLPIAIKDLLHAKGLRCGAGSKVRANAAPSVEDSDTIERLNQAGMIVIGRTHLVEFAFGGWGTNAAYGTPRNPWGNDTHRVPGGSSSGSGVAVGAGLCPMAIGTDTGGSVRIPSSFNGITGLKPSFGQVSNRGCIPLSTTLDSIGPMGRSIADVVLVYRALSDQVWTGAPSNGRSLAYMPESAMSPVTTPEVEAHYRQLLKELESDGWTLTPIEFPFAFDDLAAASGDIISAEAHAYHRTTLETGSEDYGPETLKRILNGAKLSASDYLVRLTERDHLIRVFNEMMRPFDALILPTTPMTAIPLSDIDESRTPMSVYTRPVNYLCGCAVALPSGIDSNGLPFSMQLVAPAGREESLLGLAANIEKILAFGQVPSLAFAS
- a CDS encoding ABC transporter substrate-binding protein encodes the protein MTFQRALTRLTIGTLAAGLLSLPALAADPIKIGMTVSSSGNFALASQSGERGVELWVKEVNDKGGVTINGEKHLVELVKRDDRSDKQMVARVYEDLINEDKVDILMAPFGSTLTAAAATISERYKKFMNVWSASSNAVYEQGFNYIVSTTQMPVSAIPGAPLALAKDMGMAKMAIINVDEPYPAGLAKAANANAKELGIDIVMFDTYPKGTKDFALMLQKAKAMGADALFTAAYEGDQMSMAHQMKQMGISFPYVYMNYAVQPQFDEVGDAADYVFATTTLPPCRKLADQCRHGP